One window of the Lacerta agilis isolate rLacAgi1 chromosome 17, rLacAgi1.pri, whole genome shotgun sequence genome contains the following:
- the LOC117061857 gene encoding methanethiol oxidase-like, producing the protein MAKCGECGPGYKTPLEAMKGPREEIVYLPCIYRNTGIKKPDYLATVDVDPKSPTYCQVIHRLPMPNVNDELHHTGWNACSSCFGDTTKKRNRLILPSLISSRIYVVDTGTDLRAPRLYKAVEPIDMYWKCNLANPHTTHCLGSGEIMISTMGDPSGNGKGGFVLLDGETFEVKGNWEKGSKVPKLGYDFWYQPRHNVLMSTEWGVPKCLAYGFNPADLEKGCYGGNINVWDWTTHELIQSIDVGKNSIPLEIRFLHNPDAAEGFIGCALTSAIHRFHKTANGTWAAKQVIQVPSKKVEGWLLPDMPGLITDILISLDDKFLYFSDWLHGDIRQYDISNTQQPKLVGQVFVGGSIVKGGPVTVIDDQELDCQPDPFIIKGKRVQGGPQMIQLSLDGKRLYVSTSLYSGWDKQFYPDMVKEGSVMLQIDVDTKKGGLKVNKNFLVDFGKEPEGPALAHEIRYPGGDCTSDIWI; encoded by the exons ATGG CGAAATGCGGAGAGTGCGGCCCTGGATACAAAACACCATTGGAGGCTATGAAAG GTCCCCGGGAAGAGATTGTATACCTGCCTTGCATCTACAGGAACACTGGAATAAAGAAACCAGACTACCTGGCCACGGTGGATGTGGATCCCAAATCTCCAACCTATTGCCAA GTCATCCATCGCCTGCCCATGCCAAATGTCAACGATGAGCTCCACCACACTGGGTGGAACGCCTGCAGCAGCTGTTTTGGGGACACCACCAAGAAGCGAAACAGGCTCATCCTTCCCAGCTTGATCTCTTCCAGGATTTATGTGGTTGATACAGGCACTGACCTGCGAGCTCCCCGCCTCTATAAG GCTGTTGAGCCCATTGACATGTACTGGAAGTGCAACCTGGCTAATCCTCACACCACCCACTGCTTGGGCAGTGGCGAAATTATGATCAGCACCATGGGAGACCCGTCCGGCAATGGAAAAG GTGGTTTTGTGCTGCTGGACGGGGAGACTTTTGAGGTGAAGGGAAACTGGGAAAAAGGATCCAAGGTCCCTAAGCTGGGCTACGATTTCTGGTACCAGCCGAGGCATAACGTCCTGATGAGCACAGAATGGGGAGTGCCCAAGTGCCTGGCATATGGGTTTAATCCAGCTGATCTGGAAAAAG GCTGCTACGGTGGCAACATTAATGTGTGGGACTGGACCACCCATGAACTCATCCAGTCGATCGACGTGGGGAAGAATTCCATCCCTCTTGAAATCCGCTTTCTCCACAACCCCGATGCGGCAGAAGGGTTCATCGGCTGCGCCCTCACCAGTGCGATTCACCGTTTCCACAAGACCGCG AACGGGACATGGGCAGCCAAGCAAGTGATCCAGGTCCCCAGCAAGAAGGTGGAAGGGTGGCTTCTTCCCGACATGCCAG GTCTCATCACGGACATCCTCATCTCCTTGGATGATAAATTTCTGTATTTTAGCGACTGGCTTCATGGTGACATCCGTCAGTATGACATCAGCAACACCCAGCAGCCCAAACTGGTGGGACAG GTTTTCGTTGGAGGCAGCATCGTCAAAGGCGGGCCAGTCACTGTGATTGACGACCAAGAGCTGGACTGCCAACCAGATCCATTTATCATCAAG ggaAAGAGGGTTCAAGGCGGGCCTCAAATGATCCAGCTAAGCTTGGACGGCAAGCGACTGTATGTCAGTACTTCCCTCTACAGCGGCTGGGACAAGCAGTTCTACCCAGACATGGTCAA GGAAGGCTCTGTCATGTTGCAAATCGACGTGGACACCAAGAAAGGCGGCTTGAAAGTGAACAAAAATTTCCTCGTGGATTTTGGGAAAGAGCCAGAGGGCCCAGCCCTCGCCCACGAAATCCGCTACCCGGGTGGAGACTGCACCTCCGACATCTGGATCTGA